From a region of the Actinopolymorpha singaporensis genome:
- a CDS encoding DoxX family membrane protein, with product MRIALGFVFLWAFADKLFGWNYATPSARSWLHGGSPTKGFLGSVQAGPLQSMFHSWAGAGWADWLFMLGLLGVGVAVIAGIGLRLAAVAGSIMMVLMWAAEWPMAHLSSAGTPTMSTNPLVDYHLLYALLLILFAVADAGAVWGLGRAWARIGLVRHSRWLS from the coding sequence TTGCGTATCGCCCTCGGGTTCGTCTTCTTGTGGGCCTTCGCCGACAAGCTGTTCGGCTGGAACTACGCCACGCCGTCGGCGCGCTCCTGGCTTCATGGGGGCTCGCCGACCAAGGGATTTCTCGGCAGTGTCCAGGCCGGACCGCTCCAGTCCATGTTCCACAGCTGGGCAGGCGCCGGCTGGGCCGACTGGCTGTTCATGCTGGGGCTCCTCGGTGTCGGCGTCGCCGTCATCGCCGGCATCGGGCTACGCCTCGCCGCGGTTGCCGGCTCGATCATGATGGTCCTCATGTGGGCCGCGGAATGGCCCATGGCGCACCTGAGCTCCGCCGGTACTCCCACCATGTCGACCAACCCGCTCGTCGACTACCACCTCCTCTACGCCCTGCTCCTGATCCTCTTCGCCGTCGCCGACGCCGGCGCGGTCTGGGGCCTCGGCCGGGCATGGGCCCGGATCGGACTGGTCCGCCACAGCCGCTGGCTGAGCTGA
- a CDS encoding response regulator, with protein MTIRVFVVDDHEVVRGGIRELLHDEPDIEVVGEAGTAAQARARVPALRPHVAILDVRLPDGNGVEVCREIRAATEPPPACLMLTSYSDDQALFDAIMAGAAGYLLKQIDSNAILAAIRHVAAGGSMLDPALTAAVLDRLRKPPPEDPRYATLTEKEREILELVADGLTNKQIAKDLFLAEKTVKNYVSAILRKLGMERRTEAAVFAVELRRNAGHDR; from the coding sequence ATGACGATTCGCGTGTTCGTGGTGGACGACCACGAAGTGGTACGAGGCGGCATCCGGGAGTTGCTACACGACGAGCCGGACATCGAGGTGGTCGGGGAAGCCGGTACGGCGGCCCAGGCCCGCGCCCGCGTACCCGCCCTCCGCCCGCACGTCGCGATCCTCGACGTACGCCTTCCGGACGGCAACGGCGTGGAGGTCTGCCGGGAGATCCGCGCTGCGACCGAGCCGCCGCCGGCGTGCCTGATGCTCACGTCGTACTCCGACGACCAGGCTCTCTTCGACGCGATCATGGCCGGAGCGGCCGGCTATCTTCTCAAGCAGATAGACAGCAACGCGATCCTGGCCGCCATCCGCCACGTCGCCGCCGGCGGGTCCATGCTCGACCCCGCGCTCACAGCGGCGGTCCTCGACCGGCTCCGCAAACCGCCACCGGAGGACCCGAGGTACGCGACGCTGACCGAGAAAGAACGCGAGATTCTCGAACTCGTGGCCGACGGCCTGACCAACAAGCAGATCGCCAAGGACCTCTTCCTCGCCGAGAAGACAGTGAAGAACTACGTCTCCGCGATCCTGCGCAAGCTCGGTATGGAGCGCCGTACGGAGGCCGCGGTGTTCGCCGTCGAACTCCGTCGCAACGCCGGGCACGACCGCTGA